AATATACAATTTGAACCAAATAATAATATAGCAATTTACTTATCCAGAGAGGTAGAGGGACTGGCCCTATGACACCTCAGCAGCGGGTTCTGTAAGATGAACACCGTGCTAATTCCAGCAAGCAAGTCTTGAAAGATAAGTGATGGGCCTTTGTTTATTAAGCCTTGATCTTATTTTTTAAGATCAAGGCTTTTTGTATTTTAAGAAGAGAAAAGGGAGTAATGGGAAAGATACGTCAATAAAACAAAGTAAATTTATGAGTTTAGGGGGTTATCAGAGTGTATGTTGTTAAAAAACTATCAGTTATGGTTTTCACATTATGGGTTATTACGACAGTGACATTTTTAATTATGCATATTATTCCGGGAGATCCATTTTCATCAGATGCGAAAATCTTTCCTGAAGAAGTGATACAAAATATGAGGGCGAAGTATCATCTTGATGAACCGTTATGGAATCAATATGTTGCTTATTTAGACGGTGTAGTTCATTTTGACTTTGGTGAATCCGTTCAATCGACGGGGCAAGGCGTATCAGAGATTATAACGACAGGATTTGGTCCATCAGCAATTATTGGTCTACAAGCACTTGTTATTTCATTGTTAGTCGGGATTGCCGCAGGCACATTTGCCGCGCTATATCATGGGAAAGTGATTGATTATAGTGTGAGCTTGCTTGCGATTCTCGGTATTTCTATTCCTAGTTTTATTTTAGCGCCACTATTTATACAAGTATTCGCCATCCAATTTGAATTACTACCAGTGGCGTCCTGGGGAACCTTCGAGCATACTGTATTACCTTCCTTCGCATTAGCGCTCGGGCCAATCGCGGTTATTACAAGATTTGTTCGCTCTAATATGATTGAAGTGTTGCAGAGTGATTATATTAAGCTAGCGAGAGCGAAAGGTATACCAATTAAGAAAATCATTATAAGACATGCTCTTAGAAATGCAATTGTTCCGGTACTTACATTTGTTGGCCCATTAATGGCTGGACTTTTAACAGGAACTTTCGTGATTGAAAAAATCTTTTCAATTCCTGGTCTAGGAAAATATTTTGTAGATAGTATTTTTAACCGAGATTATCCGGTAATTATGGGAACAACCATCTTCTATAGTGCGCTATTAATTATGTGTATCTTTATTACAGATATCATTCATCGTATTGTTGATCCACGTATTCGTTCTATTACGTAAGGAGGGGAATATTTAAATGGGGGCTTATGAAATTAATGACCAGTTATTAACGAATGAAGAGAAAAAAGAATTAACGATAAATAAAGATCAGCAAACAATTAGCCGAAAAAAGGAAGTGTTTCGCAAGTTTATATCAAATCCTATAGCAGTTTTAGGGGCTGTGACGTTATTACTAATTATTATTTTCTCGCTTATTGGCGAAAGTTTAACGTCATTTACTGCAAGTGAACAAGTAAAAGAAGCAACTAATTTACCGCCTAGTAGCGAGCATTGGTTCGGAACGGACGATTTAGGGAGAGATATTTGGGCGCGTACTTGGGCTGGTGGGAAAATTTCACTAACAGTTGGATTGGTAGCAGCAGCTCTTGATATAGGGCTCGGTGTACTTATCGGAGGGTTTAGTGGATATGTGAGAGGGCGTAATCGTCTTGGAACGTTAATTGATGAGTGGATTATAAGAGGAATTGAAGTGTTATACGGTATCCCATACTTATTAATTGTTATTTTACTATTAATCGTTATGAAACCAGGACTTTTTACAATTATAATTGCCCTTGCGTTAACGGGATGGATTGGCATGGCACGTCTCATTAGAGCGCAAGTCTTGTCTTTAAAACAAAGAGAATTTGTTATCGCAGCAGAGCGATTAGGTACACCTCATATGAAAATTATATATGGGCATTTAATTCCAAACTTAACAGGGATTATTATCGTAAATTTATCATTTACCATTCCAGCAGCTATTTTCTCAGAATCATTTTTAAGCTTTATCGGACTTGGAGTACAATCACCAGCGGCAAGCTGGGGCACGATGACCAACGATGCACTTGGGACGTTACTAAGCGGAGAATGGTGGCAACTATTCTTCCCGGCAATCATGATTGCACTCATCATGTTCGCATTTAATGCAATTGGTGATGGTTTACAAGATGCGATTGATCCGAAAATCGTAAAACGTAATCGAAAGGAGAAAAAACATGGCGCAAATCTTATCTTTAGAAAACGTAACGTTGGCCGTTGAAAAAGAGAATAGTAGGCAAGCAATTGTGAAGCATGTTTCCTTTTCTATTAACGAAGGTGAAATAGTTGCACTTGTAGGAGAAAGTGGCTCAGGAAAAAGTGTTACAGCACAATCAATTATCGGGTTAAATCAAGAATCAATTCATATTGATGATGGAAATGTATCTTTCCAATCAAAGGAATTAACTAATTTACAGGAATCAGAATGGAATCAAATTCGCGGGAAAGATATTTCTTTTATCTTTCAAGATCCGCTTTCATCTTTAAATCCGACGATGAAGGTCGGAAGGCAAATTACAGAAGTAATTTTGCAGCATGAAAAGAAATCGAAGAAAGAAGCAAAAGAAATTGCAATTAACTTACTAAATGATTTAGGCATACATGAAGCAGAGAAACGCTTTGAACAATACCCGTATCAATTAAGTGGTGGTATGAGGCAACGTATTTGTTTGGCCATTGCGTTTGCTTGCCATCCGAAACTTGTAATTGCAGATGAACCTACAACAGCGTTAGATGTAACGATTCAGAAACAAATTATGGGGCTATTAAAAGAGCGAAAAGAAAAACAAAATACGAGCATTTTACTCATTACACATGACTTAGCACTTGTACGTGAAGTAGCTGATCGAGTAGTTGTGATGTACGGGGGACGTGTTGTTGAAAAAGGAATGATACAGGAGGTAATAGGTTCTCCTAAACATCCATATACGAAAAGCTTATTACAAGCAATTCCGAATATGGATGATTCCGAAAAAGTATTACGTGCTATAGAAGGAACGACACCTTCCATTGAAACATTAAATAGCTTTGGCTGTCCTTTTGTAAATCGTTGCCCAGTAGCGATAAAAGAATGTATTCATCGTTTCCCGGAGAGAACGACATATTCTGGGGAGCATAGTTCACATTGTTGGCAACACATTCTAGAGCACAATAAAGCGAAATCAAAAGAGAAGGTGAATGCCTCATGACGACAGATTTAATTACTGTAAAGCAAGTAATGAAAACGTATGGAAGTAAAAATAAAGAAATCGCAGCGTTAAAAGATATAACACTCTCTATCCCAAAAGGAACAACGCTTGGCATTATTGGAGAAAGTGGTTCTGGAAAGACGACACTTGGTAAGCTCATAGCTGGGATCGAGCGTCCAACGTCTGGTGAAATTGATTATAACGGTCAAGTTGTTCACAAGCTGAAGTCAGCTCATAAGCGGGATTTCTTGCAGAAAGTACAGTTCATTTTTCAAGATTCCACAGCTGCATTAAATCCGCGCTGGAAAGTACGCGATATTGTAACAGAAGGCTATATTTCATTCGGTTTAGGCGATAAAGGACTGAAAGATAAGGTCGCAGGTGATGCACTAGAGCGTGTTGGATTAGATAGACGATATATTGATCGCTATCCACACGAATTTAGCGGAGGACAACGTCAACGTATTGCTATTGCAAGAGCACTATTATGTGAGCCAGAAGTTTTAATCCTTGATGAACCAATTTCAGCATTAGATGTTTCACTGCAAATACAAATTGTACATCTGCTGCAAAAGATTCAAAAGGAGCAAGGCTATACATATTTATTTATCGCACATGATTTACCGATGGTTCACTATTTATGTGAAAAAGTGGCTGTCCTATATAAAGGAGAACTTGTTGAATTTGGAAATACGGATGAAGTATTCCGTGATCCACGACATTCTTATACAAAAACATTATTAGCATCAACACCAAAAATTTCAGGTTAAAGGAGAATGTAGGATGAAGAAGTTTTTACTGTTTGTCATTATGACTGTTTTAGCAATTACTTCTGTTGCTTGCGGTAAGAAAGAGACGCAAAAAGCGAGTGCTGGTAAAGGTGAAGGAGATCGATTAGTAACGAATATTAGTAGTGATCCGTATACGCTTGATTCCGCTATTGCGACAGATACTACTTCGAGATATGTAATTGGGAATTTATTTTCAAGTCTATATACTGAGGATAACAATGGGAAAATCCATAATGAGTTAGCGGATAAAGAAGAAGTAAATGCTGATGGGACTGAATATACAATTCATTTAAAGAAAGATATTAAATGGTCAGATGGTTCTCCTGTTACAGCAAATGATTTTGAGTTTGCATGGAAGCGATTATTAAATCCGAAAACGGGTTCTATGAATGCGACAGAAATGTATTTTATTAAAGGTGCAGAGGCATATAATACTGGAAAAGGTGAAGAGGGACAAGTTGGTATTCAAGTGGTTAATCCTCAAACATTAAAAGTAACACTTGAATACCCAGTTGCTTCTTTCAAACAAAAACTAGCAAGTTCATTATTTATTCCACTATCTAAAAAATCAATTGATGATAATAATAAATTAAAAACAGATCCAAAAGAGTTAATTACGAACGGACCATTCACGTTAAAAGAATGGAAGCATAACCAAGCAATTACAGTACAAAAAAATAAAGAATACTATGATAAAAAGGTAACATTAAAAGAAATTGAGTTTCGTATTATTCCAGACTCTAAAACAGCGTATCAATTATTTAAATCAAAAGAATTAGATTTACTAAGTGGTTTACCACAAGAGATGATTGAGAAAGAAAAAGAAAATAAAGAATATAAACGCGTTGCAGGATTTTCATCTTATATTTATTCCTTTAACGTAGAAAAAGAGCCATTTACAAATGCGAAAGTACGTAAAGCATTTTCATTAGCAGTTGATCGTAAATTTATCGTTGAAAAATTGTATAAAAATAATGCACAAGCAGCATATGCATTCGTTCCAGAAGGGGCAAAAACACAAGGTGGTCGTGATTTCCGTAAAGAAAAAGGCGATTATGTAAAATTTGATCCAGTGGAAGCGAAAAAACTATTAGAAGAAGGTATGAAAGAGCAAGGATGGTCTACATTACCTGAAGTAACATTAAAATTCACTACAGATACACAGCATAAAAAAGTAGCAGAAGCAATGCAAGAAATGTTTAAGAAAAACCTTGGTGTAGATATTAAATTAGAAAATAAAGAGTGGAAGAGTTACATCGACACATACAAGCAAAGTGATTTCCAATTAGCTTATATGGGATGGGGAGGTTCTAACTTAGACCCTAGTGCCCGTTTAGAATTATATGCAGGTGATGGTCCAAGTAACTATGCGAAATGGTACAATAAAGAATTTGATAATTTAATTAATCAAGCAAAAACAGAACAAGATGAAAATAAACGTTTTGATATATTGCATAAAGCAGAAGACATTATGTTTGATGAAACACCATTAATCCCAATTATTTTCCCAAGTGCTTCATATTTACAAAAACCATCAGTATCTGGCGTCCAATTCATTATCGGTTCTAGTCCAGAACTAAGATACGTAAAAATTAAAAAATAAAGAAGTAGGCATCTGCCTACTTCTTTATTTTATTTCTCTTTTATATTCTTTTTTCGTTCCATCAGAGAAGACAACTTCTAAAGCGAATTTTTGATAGTCTTTATCAAGCTTGAATACATTTACTACTTGATCAATTACTTCTTGATCTGGTGTGTTTTTATCAAATTTTAATTCTTGTAGAAGAGGGCTTAATTTTGTAATAGCCTCGTCGCCTGTGAACTTTACATCTGTTTTATGGTCTTCAAGTTTTGCTTCCATTTTCTTATCCGCGGCTACATTTTTATAATCAGCTTCGTAGTCTTTCTTCGTATCTTGATAGTCTGCTTTTAAATCAAATTCATTAAAGTTTAGTTTTAAATCTGCAGGAGCTTCATTTTTTGCTTCTTCAGTTGTCTTTTTATTAGAAGTTGTATCTTCTTTTGCAGGAGCTTTACATCCTGTTAATGCAGGTACTAGCATAAGAGCTAATAAAGCTGATAGTAAAATTCTCATTATAAATTCCTCCTTATGTAACTTCTTTCTATACAAGTTTTTCCCAAAATCATGTAATTATGTATAAGTACAATAAATTATTTCTTTGAGGGGATTATGTTTTCAGTTGTTTATTTTTGTATAAAAATGGTAATTTCGTTGTTGACAATTATTAAAAAAGTTATATAATCTAAATGTAAGTGATCACTTGCATGAGGAAGAGGGGATTTTATGGCGCGCTCAAAGACAGCAGAAAAAATCATTCAAGCAGCAATTGAATTAGTGAAAGAAAAAGGATATACAGCAGCAACAACGAAAGAAATTGCAATGCGTGCTGGCGTTAATGAAGTAACGATATTCCGCAATTTTAAAAGTAAGAAGGGTGTTATTGAAGCTGCAGTTGCTGAATTTTCATATATACCGCATTTAAAGCAATTTTTGCAAACAGAAATTGTGTGGGAATT
This genomic interval from Bacillus cereus contains the following:
- a CDS encoding ABC transporter permease — translated: MYVVKKLSVMVFTLWVITTVTFLIMHIIPGDPFSSDAKIFPEEVIQNMRAKYHLDEPLWNQYVAYLDGVVHFDFGESVQSTGQGVSEIITTGFGPSAIIGLQALVISLLVGIAAGTFAALYHGKVIDYSVSLLAILGISIPSFILAPLFIQVFAIQFELLPVASWGTFEHTVLPSFALALGPIAVITRFVRSNMIEVLQSDYIKLARAKGIPIKKIIIRHALRNAIVPVLTFVGPLMAGLLTGTFVIEKIFSIPGLGKYFVDSIFNRDYPVIMGTTIFYSALLIMCIFITDIIHRIVDPRIRSIT
- a CDS encoding ABC transporter permease, whose protein sequence is MGAYEINDQLLTNEEKKELTINKDQQTISRKKEVFRKFISNPIAVLGAVTLLLIIIFSLIGESLTSFTASEQVKEATNLPPSSEHWFGTDDLGRDIWARTWAGGKISLTVGLVAAALDIGLGVLIGGFSGYVRGRNRLGTLIDEWIIRGIEVLYGIPYLLIVILLLIVMKPGLFTIIIALALTGWIGMARLIRAQVLSLKQREFVIAAERLGTPHMKIIYGHLIPNLTGIIIVNLSFTIPAAIFSESFLSFIGLGVQSPAASWGTMTNDALGTLLSGEWWQLFFPAIMIALIMFAFNAIGDGLQDAIDPKIVKRNRKEKKHGANLIFRKRNVGR
- a CDS encoding ABC transporter ATP-binding protein: MAQILSLENVTLAVEKENSRQAIVKHVSFSINEGEIVALVGESGSGKSVTAQSIIGLNQESIHIDDGNVSFQSKELTNLQESEWNQIRGKDISFIFQDPLSSLNPTMKVGRQITEVILQHEKKSKKEAKEIAINLLNDLGIHEAEKRFEQYPYQLSGGMRQRICLAIAFACHPKLVIADEPTTALDVTIQKQIMGLLKERKEKQNTSILLITHDLALVREVADRVVVMYGGRVVEKGMIQEVIGSPKHPYTKSLLQAIPNMDDSEKVLRAIEGTTPSIETLNSFGCPFVNRCPVAIKECIHRFPERTTYSGEHSSHCWQHILEHNKAKSKEKVNAS
- a CDS encoding ABC transporter ATP-binding protein; translated protein: MTTDLITVKQVMKTYGSKNKEIAALKDITLSIPKGTTLGIIGESGSGKTTLGKLIAGIERPTSGEIDYNGQVVHKLKSAHKRDFLQKVQFIFQDSTAALNPRWKVRDIVTEGYISFGLGDKGLKDKVAGDALERVGLDRRYIDRYPHEFSGGQRQRIAIARALLCEPEVLILDEPISALDVSLQIQIVHLLQKIQKEQGYTYLFIAHDLPMVHYLCEKVAVLYKGELVEFGNTDEVFRDPRHSYTKTLLASTPKISG
- a CDS encoding peptide ABC transporter substrate-binding protein is translated as MKKFLLFVIMTVLAITSVACGKKETQKASAGKGEGDRLVTNISSDPYTLDSAIATDTTSRYVIGNLFSSLYTEDNNGKIHNELADKEEVNADGTEYTIHLKKDIKWSDGSPVTANDFEFAWKRLLNPKTGSMNATEMYFIKGAEAYNTGKGEEGQVGIQVVNPQTLKVTLEYPVASFKQKLASSLFIPLSKKSIDDNNKLKTDPKELITNGPFTLKEWKHNQAITVQKNKEYYDKKVTLKEIEFRIIPDSKTAYQLFKSKELDLLSGLPQEMIEKEKENKEYKRVAGFSSYIYSFNVEKEPFTNAKVRKAFSLAVDRKFIVEKLYKNNAQAAYAFVPEGAKTQGGRDFRKEKGDYVKFDPVEAKKLLEEGMKEQGWSTLPEVTLKFTTDTQHKKVAEAMQEMFKKNLGVDIKLENKEWKSYIDTYKQSDFQLAYMGWGGSNLDPSARLELYAGDGPSNYAKWYNKEFDNLINQAKTEQDENKRFDILHKAEDIMFDETPLIPIIFPSASYLQKPSVSGVQFIIGSSPELRYVKIKK
- a CDS encoding YusW family protein; amino-acid sequence: MRILLSALLALMLVPALTGCKAPAKEDTTSNKKTTEEAKNEAPADLKLNFNEFDLKADYQDTKKDYEADYKNVAADKKMEAKLEDHKTDVKFTGDEAITKLSPLLQELKFDKNTPDQEVIDQVVNVFKLDKDYQKFALEVVFSDGTKKEYKREIK